From one Streptomyces sp. NBC_01478 genomic stretch:
- a CDS encoding DUF2218 domain-containing protein: MSRSEARVLTDRPQRYAKQLASHLGRRSETSWDEETGVGRLVFQDGTGSLTAAEGALLLAVEAEPEFLDRLEDVVGRHLVRFGTKDELVVEWRRDNGEPGTSQRSPGDSA; this comes from the coding sequence ATGTCCCGATCGGAAGCCCGCGTCCTCACCGACCGACCCCAGCGCTACGCCAAGCAACTCGCCTCCCACCTGGGCCGCCGCAGCGAGACCAGTTGGGACGAGGAGACCGGGGTGGGGCGTCTCGTCTTCCAGGACGGCACAGGATCGCTGACCGCCGCCGAGGGGGCGTTGCTGCTCGCGGTGGAGGCGGAGCCCGAGTTCCTCGATCGGCTGGAAGACGTGGTGGGCCGGCATCTGGTCCGCTTCGGCACCAAGGACGAACTGGTCGTCGAGTGGCGGCGCGACAACGGGGAGCCCGGCACCAGCCAGCGCAGCCCGGGCGACTCTGCCTGA
- a CDS encoding NUDIX hydrolase family protein, giving the protein MSDMTDTTPGWLSADDLEQARARMPILYVEAVPVRVDDSGEVTSIGLLLRIGPDGTVNRTLVSGRVLHHERVRDALLRHLEKDLGPVALPRIPASLQPFTVAEYFPTHGVTPYHDPRQHAVSLAYVVPVTGDCRPRQDALDLVWFSPEEAASEALRSEMPGGHGVLLKQALAHVGCVS; this is encoded by the coding sequence ATGTCTGACATGACCGATACCACGCCCGGTTGGCTGTCCGCCGACGACCTCGAACAGGCACGCGCCCGCATGCCGATCCTCTACGTCGAGGCGGTCCCCGTCCGCGTCGACGACAGCGGCGAAGTGACCAGCATCGGCCTGCTGCTGCGCATCGGCCCCGACGGCACCGTGAACCGCACGCTCGTCTCCGGCCGCGTGCTGCACCACGAGCGGGTCCGCGACGCCCTGCTGCGCCATCTGGAGAAGGACCTCGGCCCGGTCGCGCTGCCCCGGATCCCGGCCTCGCTGCAGCCGTTCACCGTCGCCGAGTACTTCCCGACGCACGGGGTCACCCCGTACCACGACCCCCGGCAGCACGCGGTGTCCCTCGCCTACGTCGTACCGGTCACCGGCGACTGCCGCCCCCGCCAAGACGCCCTCGACCTGGTCTGGTTCAGCCCGGAGGAGGCCGCCTCGGAGGCGCTGCGGAGCGAAATGCCGGGCGGGCACGGGGTGTTGCTCAAGCAGGCGCTGGCGCACGTGGGCTGCGTGTCCTGA
- a CDS encoding tannase/feruloyl esterase family alpha/beta hydrolase, with protein MLKLFRRCRWNSATFLATLAAAVALVTGAGVALANSTTGSAQAADSASANAVSAGTTASGIAPAMSCSGVAQLDLAAAVPGVPFEISSATELAASANTLGNWAACDVKGVIAPQIHFEIKLPETGWQANYLQVGCGGLCGNVNVTSAPASAGCVPLTTGAFAVASSDEGHYQGGGLFSTDPTLRADFGYKSDHELVRAAKAIIKQYYGQAATHSYFDGCSQGGHQALTEAQRYPTDFDGIIAGAPANNFTALNTFSHAWTAQSVYLNGGPATITNADLADLHEAVLKGCGAPADGIIADPLSCTWDPGTIQCAAGQTSTSDAYCLTADQVTTLRRIYAGPTDEHGRLLYPGYQLRGSELNWAGIITPATATANSGDISFVRETLRYQIFDSPQPTLTYKDIKFTAAYYKKVMSLGEGMYDATDPDLTAFKKAGGKLILWHGLGDQHIPAVGTMAYYKAVEKAVGGETATKTFARLFLLPGVAHCGGGQGPDTFDALTAITDWVTEGDAPAGLTTRSVDSSGNTTASRPVYPFPYYAKNTTGGPAGDASSYTPVKSTAEADLKLNWLGSFRSGYETVGNWVGGKWVVSKGKN; from the coding sequence ATGCTCAAGCTGTTCAGAAGGTGTCGGTGGAATTCGGCCACCTTCCTCGCCACCCTCGCGGCAGCCGTGGCGCTGGTGACCGGTGCGGGCGTGGCGCTGGCCAACAGCACGACCGGCAGTGCGCAGGCCGCCGACTCGGCCTCGGCGAACGCCGTTTCGGCGGGCACCACGGCCTCGGGCATCGCACCGGCCATGTCCTGCTCCGGCGTCGCCCAACTCGACCTGGCCGCCGCCGTACCCGGCGTGCCCTTCGAGATCAGCTCGGCCACCGAACTCGCCGCGAGCGCCAACACCCTTGGCAACTGGGCCGCTTGTGACGTCAAGGGTGTCATCGCCCCGCAAATCCACTTCGAGATCAAGCTGCCCGAGACCGGCTGGCAGGCCAACTACCTCCAGGTCGGCTGCGGCGGCCTGTGCGGCAACGTCAACGTGACCAGCGCCCCCGCCTCGGCCGGCTGCGTCCCGCTGACCACCGGCGCCTTCGCGGTCGCCTCCAGCGACGAGGGCCACTACCAGGGCGGCGGCCTCTTCTCCACCGACCCGACCCTGCGCGCCGACTTCGGCTACAAGTCCGACCACGAACTGGTCCGGGCGGCCAAGGCGATCATCAAGCAGTACTACGGCCAGGCAGCCACCCACTCCTACTTCGACGGCTGCTCCCAGGGCGGTCACCAGGCCCTCACCGAGGCCCAGCGCTACCCGACCGACTTCGACGGCATCATCGCCGGCGCCCCGGCCAACAACTTCACCGCGCTGAACACCTTCTCGCACGCCTGGACCGCCCAGTCCGTGTACCTGAACGGCGGCCCGGCGACGATCACCAACGCCGACCTCGCCGACCTCCACGAGGCCGTCCTCAAGGGCTGCGGCGCCCCGGCCGACGGCATCATCGCCGACCCGCTGAGCTGCACCTGGGACCCCGGCACCATCCAGTGCGCGGCAGGCCAGACCTCGACGTCCGACGCGTACTGCCTCACCGCCGACCAGGTCACCACCCTGCGCCGCATCTACGCCGGACCGACCGACGAACACGGCCGACTCCTTTACCCGGGCTACCAGTTGCGGGGCTCCGAGCTGAACTGGGCCGGCATCATCACGCCGGCCACGGCCACCGCCAACTCCGGTGACATCAGCTTCGTCCGGGAGACCCTGCGCTACCAGATCTTCGACAGCCCGCAGCCGACCCTGACGTACAAGGACATCAAGTTCACGGCCGCCTACTACAAGAAGGTCATGAGCCTGGGCGAGGGCATGTACGACGCCACCGACCCCGACCTCACCGCGTTCAAGAAGGCCGGCGGCAAGCTGATCCTCTGGCACGGTCTCGGCGACCAGCACATTCCCGCCGTAGGAACGATGGCCTACTACAAGGCAGTCGAGAAGGCCGTGGGCGGCGAGACGGCCACCAAGACCTTCGCCCGCCTCTTCCTGCTCCCCGGCGTCGCGCACTGCGGCGGCGGCCAGGGCCCGGACACCTTCGACGCGCTGACCGCGATCACCGACTGGGTCACCGAGGGCGACGCCCCGGCCGGCCTGACGACGAGGTCGGTCGACAGCAGCGGGAACACCACCGCCTCCCGCCCGGTCTACCCCTTCCCGTACTACGCCAAGAACACCACGGGCGGTCCGGCCGGCGACGCGAGCAGCTACACCCCCGTCAAGTCCACCGCCGAAGCCGACCTCAAGCTCAACTGGCTCGGCTCCTTCCGCTCCGGCTACGAGACCGTCGGCAACTGGGTGGGCGGCAAGTGGGTCGTCAGCAAGGGCAAGAACTGA
- a CDS encoding SAM-dependent methyltransferase, giving the protein MSDSDTPAEGPTRLNTGVAHNARVWNYWIGGKDNYEIDQRVGEHVAGMFPVIREVARADRDFLGRAVRFLATERGVRQFLDIGTGLPTVDNTHEIAQRVAPDARIVYVDNDPLVLIHARTLLTSTPEGVTDYIDADVHDPASIVRRAADTLDFDRPIAVMMLGILNFILDTEAAREVVRSVMASVPSGSFLVLTHPTFDADLGGEGNVPAMTFWNENATPPITARSRADVAAFFEGLDLLEPGLVPCSQWRPDADSPAVVPQFGAVAVKP; this is encoded by the coding sequence GTGAGTGACAGCGACACCCCGGCAGAGGGACCGACCCGGCTCAACACCGGTGTGGCGCACAACGCGCGCGTGTGGAACTACTGGATCGGCGGCAAGGACAACTACGAGATCGACCAGCGGGTCGGCGAGCACGTCGCCGGAATGTTCCCGGTGATCCGTGAAGTGGCGCGCGCCGACCGGGACTTCCTCGGCCGCGCGGTCCGCTTCCTCGCGACCGAGCGCGGGGTACGGCAGTTCCTCGACATCGGGACCGGGCTGCCGACGGTCGACAACACCCACGAGATCGCGCAGCGCGTCGCACCGGACGCGCGCATCGTGTACGTCGACAACGACCCCCTCGTCCTGATCCACGCCCGCACCCTGCTGACGAGCACGCCCGAGGGCGTCACCGACTACATCGACGCGGATGTGCACGACCCGGCGTCGATCGTCCGACGGGCCGCCGACACACTGGACTTCGACCGGCCCATCGCGGTCATGATGCTGGGCATCCTGAACTTCATCCTCGACACCGAGGCGGCCCGGGAGGTCGTGCGCAGCGTCATGGCCTCGGTCCCCTCCGGGAGTTTCCTGGTCCTCACCCACCCCACCTTCGACGCCGACCTCGGCGGCGAGGGCAACGTCCCGGCGATGACGTTCTGGAACGAGAACGCCACTCCCCCGATCACCGCCCGCAGCCGCGCCGACGTCGCCGCCTTCTTCGAGGGCCTCGACCTCCTCGAACCCGGGCTGGTGCCGTGCTCCCAGTGGCGTCCGGACGCCGATTCCCCGGCCGTGGTACCGCAGTTCGGAGCGGTGGCCGTGAAACCCTGA
- a CDS encoding MFS transporter — translation MSQTQTPLPETEERSLSTTRNVLVIVALVWTVQLVALVAALSGIAQADVAIHFRTTNIAWFTLMTLLTGTFFLPFAVKAAAIFGKKRVLLAATGLGFVGDLVAAVATDYRTLLIGRGVAGIYAATAPLAYAITRDVFPRRWVGLASGILAGGIGLVAFGGPFLSGWLLDDYGFRGVLWFMAISTALSFVLVAAFVPESPIRAAAGRMDWAGGILLGGGITALVYAVGEGSNWGWSSGKFITWVVASAVTLIVFVLVERRVAEPLFPSAMTRRRPVWTVLLATSVAAGALSAVGVVIQLLILMPKIPTISDGLGWSGTHNAIVTSPISAMIIVGAVGTGALARRMDSRILLGVGALLAIFGYGLGTHLHHTAPQIIGMGVFAGLGTGIVMASVPIMIIEAVTPEEQALANGVQTLGMGVAQIIVSQVAFVVMAQHGAVLKGTQFYLDAGFTNGLWLVVGCVTVGAALVLLIPKTKHLDEVVVGQAL, via the coding sequence ATGTCCCAGACACAAACCCCGCTCCCGGAGACCGAGGAGAGATCTCTCTCCACCACCCGCAACGTCCTCGTCATCGTGGCGCTTGTGTGGACCGTCCAACTGGTCGCGCTCGTCGCAGCGTTGTCCGGTATCGCGCAGGCCGATGTCGCGATCCACTTCCGGACCACGAATATCGCCTGGTTCACCCTGATGACCCTGCTGACCGGGACCTTCTTCCTGCCTTTCGCCGTCAAGGCCGCGGCGATCTTCGGCAAGAAGCGCGTCCTGCTCGCCGCCACCGGGCTCGGCTTCGTCGGCGACCTGGTCGCCGCCGTCGCCACCGACTACCGCACTCTGCTGATCGGGCGCGGCGTCGCGGGCATCTACGCAGCCACCGCCCCGCTCGCCTACGCGATCACCCGCGACGTGTTCCCCCGCCGTTGGGTGGGTCTCGCCAGCGGAATCCTCGCCGGCGGCATCGGCCTCGTCGCCTTCGGCGGGCCTTTCCTGTCCGGCTGGCTCCTGGACGACTACGGCTTCCGCGGCGTGCTGTGGTTCATGGCCATCAGCACCGCGCTGAGCTTCGTCCTGGTGGCCGCCTTCGTGCCGGAGAGCCCGATCCGCGCGGCGGCCGGCCGAATGGACTGGGCCGGCGGAATCCTCCTCGGCGGCGGGATCACCGCGCTCGTCTACGCCGTCGGCGAGGGGTCGAACTGGGGCTGGAGCAGCGGCAAGTTCATCACCTGGGTCGTCGCGTCGGCGGTCACGTTGATCGTCTTCGTGCTCGTCGAGCGCCGGGTCGCCGAACCGCTGTTCCCGTCGGCCATGACCCGGCGTCGTCCGGTGTGGACCGTGCTTCTGGCCACATCCGTCGCGGCGGGCGCGCTCAGCGCCGTCGGCGTGGTGATCCAGCTACTGATCCTGATGCCGAAGATCCCCACCATCTCCGACGGCCTGGGCTGGTCCGGGACCCACAACGCCATCGTCACCAGCCCGATCAGCGCCATGATCATCGTGGGGGCCGTCGGTACCGGCGCGCTCGCCCGCCGGATGGACTCGCGGATCCTGCTGGGCGTCGGTGCCCTGCTCGCGATCTTCGGCTACGGTCTCGGCACCCACCTGCACCACACCGCCCCGCAGATCATCGGAATGGGTGTGTTCGCCGGGCTGGGCACGGGCATCGTCATGGCAAGTGTGCCCATCATGATCATCGAGGCGGTGACCCCCGAGGAACAGGCGCTTGCCAACGGCGTCCAGACCCTCGGAATGGGCGTCGCGCAGATCATCGTCTCCCAGGTGGCCTTCGTCGTGATGGCGCAGCACGGGGCCGTCCTCAAGGGCACCCAGTTCTACCTTGACGCCGGTTTCACGAACGGCCTCTGGCTGGTCGTCGGATGCGTCACCGTGGGCGCGGCACTCGTTCTCCTGATCCCCAAGACCAAGCACCTCGACGAGGTGGTGGTCGGCCAGGCGCTCTGA
- a CDS encoding amidohydrolase family protein, with translation MVTGPVHEALAALELVDHHCHGVVTEDLDRTAFESLLTEGDLWPGSGISPFDSPVGIAVRRYCAPILDLERHAPADEYLARRAELGPHEANRRFLAAAGTGVFCVDTGFAPHAITSPAELAEAAGAVAHEVVRLEAVAESVAARGVEPDGYADAFRVAALDAVRRPGVVAVKSVAAYRTGFDLDPARPSAAEVTTAAHAWLARGGRLEDPVLVRELLWTAVDLGLPLQLHTGFGDNDIRLHRTDPALLTDWLHLTTGTIPVLLLHCWPYQRQAGYLTAVFEQVYLDVGLTLHHVGPVRARAVLAEALEITPFRKLLYSSDAYGLAEFYYLGALAFRRGLGDLLQERVDADELGLPDALRLARWAGADNARRVYRLSDGH, from the coding sequence ATGGTCACTGGACCGGTCCACGAGGCGCTCGCCGCGCTGGAGTTGGTGGATCACCACTGCCATGGAGTCGTCACCGAGGACCTGGACCGGACCGCCTTCGAGTCGCTGCTCACCGAGGGGGACCTCTGGCCCGGCAGCGGGATCTCCCCGTTCGACAGTCCGGTCGGGATCGCCGTACGCCGATACTGCGCACCGATTCTGGACCTGGAGCGCCACGCGCCCGCAGACGAATACCTCGCCCGGCGTGCCGAGTTGGGGCCGCACGAGGCGAACCGGCGCTTCCTGGCCGCCGCGGGCACCGGCGTCTTCTGCGTCGACACCGGATTCGCGCCGCACGCCATCACCTCACCCGCCGAACTCGCGGAGGCGGCGGGCGCCGTGGCCCATGAGGTCGTACGACTCGAAGCCGTGGCGGAGTCCGTGGCGGCGCGGGGCGTGGAGCCGGACGGGTATGCCGACGCTTTTCGGGTCGCCGCCCTCGACGCGGTGCGGCGGCCGGGGGTGGTGGCGGTGAAGTCGGTGGCCGCGTACCGGACGGGCTTTGATCTCGACCCGGCCAGGCCTTCGGCGGCGGAGGTGACCACGGCGGCCCACGCGTGGCTGGCCCGGGGCGGGCGGCTCGAAGATCCGGTCCTGGTGCGGGAGTTGCTGTGGACCGCGGTCGACCTGGGCCTCCCCCTCCAACTCCACACGGGCTTCGGCGACAACGACATCCGCCTGCACCGCACGGACCCCGCCCTGCTGACGGACTGGCTGCATCTGACCACCGGCACGATCCCGGTCCTGCTCCTGCACTGCTGGCCGTATCAGCGTCAGGCCGGATACCTGACGGCCGTCTTCGAACAGGTGTACCTCGATGTGGGGCTCACCCTGCACCATGTTGGACCGGTCCGGGCGCGGGCGGTGCTGGCGGAAGCGCTGGAGATCACACCGTTCCGCAAACTGCTGTACAGCTCCGACGCCTATGGTCTGGCGGAGTTCTACTATCTCGGGGCGCTGGCGTTCCGTCGCGGTCTGGGGGATCTGCTCCAGGAGCGGGTGGACGCCGACGAACTGGGCCTGCCCGACGCGCTGCGCCTGGCACGCTGGGCGGGGGCCGACAATGCCCGCCGGGTCTACCGGCTATCCGACGGACACTGA
- a CDS encoding sarcosine oxidase subunit gamma has translation MADTALSVPRRSPLAGAADRLAATTRSSGGAVRLAELPFLAQVIVRLDAKGAAADAVGLALGLSLPLEPNTAVRAGELTVLWLGPDEWLVVGPPDSQRDLEHRIRAASGDEHVAVTDVSAQRTTLLVSGARARDLLAHGCPLDLHPRAFGAGRCAQTTLARAQVVLVARDEVGAGFWVLVRSSFAGYLTDWLLDAAAEYAQDV, from the coding sequence ATGGCTGACACCGCCCTTTCCGTCCCGCGCCGCAGCCCCCTCGCGGGCGCCGCCGACCGGCTCGCGGCCACGACCCGTTCCTCCGGCGGCGCGGTCCGGCTGGCCGAACTCCCCTTCCTGGCCCAGGTGATCGTCCGGCTCGACGCGAAGGGCGCGGCGGCGGACGCCGTAGGACTCGCGCTCGGTCTGTCCCTGCCCCTTGAGCCCAACACGGCGGTGCGGGCAGGGGAGTTGACCGTGCTGTGGCTCGGTCCGGACGAGTGGCTGGTGGTCGGACCGCCGGATTCCCAGCGAGACCTGGAGCACCGGATCCGGGCCGCGAGCGGCGACGAGCACGTGGCCGTCACCGATGTCTCGGCCCAGCGCACCACCCTCCTGGTCTCCGGCGCCCGCGCCCGCGACCTGCTGGCCCACGGCTGCCCGCTGGACCTGCACCCGCGCGCCTTCGGCGCCGGACGCTGCGCCCAGACCACCCTGGCCCGCGCCCAGGTCGTCCTGGTCGCGCGGGACGAAGTCGGCGCCGGATTCTGGGTGTTGGTCCGTTCCTCCTTCGCCGGATATCTGACGGACTGGCTGCTGGACGCGGCGGCGGAATACGCCCAGGACGTCTGA
- a CDS encoding glutamine synthetase family protein: MTTLADPLPGGRPGEVERATALAAELTGRGVHGIVLAYVDTAGVGRVKTVPTAKLASAAAWGVGMSPVFDTFLANDSIVTTDVLGSPDGDLRLYPDLDHLAILSAQPGWAWAPVDRITQEGERHPGCSRTFLRRTVVDARRLHGLTFRAGIEIEWTLGLATAPDDAFVPATSGPAYSAIRQVELSDYGAELLSALATQGVDVDQFHPEYAAGQFELSVAALDPVAAADRSVLVRQTVRAVSQRHGLRASFTPAVLARGVGNGGHIHLSAWRDGANLHTGGDRRYGMTADAESFAAGVLARLPALTAVTAPSPASYFRLQPSQWAGVFTAWGRETREAAVRVVTGTAGQRAQAANLEVKPVDLAANPYLALGCLIAAGLDGLTSSADLPEETTGDPAHLGTTEATARGVRRLPASLAESVTEFRKDEHLRAALGPVLADAVIAVRQGEIAAVAELDDEQVAALYRWKY; this comes from the coding sequence ATGACCACCCTTGCCGACCCCCTGCCCGGCGGCCGCCCCGGCGAGGTCGAACGCGCCACCGCGCTGGCCGCGGAGCTGACCGGGCGGGGGGTGCACGGGATCGTCCTGGCCTACGTCGACACCGCGGGCGTGGGCCGGGTGAAGACGGTCCCGACCGCGAAGCTCGCCTCGGCGGCGGCCTGGGGTGTCGGCATGTCCCCGGTGTTCGACACCTTCCTGGCGAACGACTCCATCGTCACCACCGACGTCCTCGGCTCCCCGGACGGCGATCTGCGCCTCTACCCCGACCTCGACCACCTGGCCATCCTGTCCGCACAGCCCGGCTGGGCCTGGGCCCCGGTCGACCGCATCACCCAGGAGGGCGAGCGCCACCCCGGGTGCAGCCGAACCTTCCTGCGCCGTACGGTCGTCGACGCGCGGCGGCTCCACGGGCTCACCTTCCGGGCGGGCATCGAGATCGAGTGGACGCTCGGCCTGGCCACGGCACCCGACGACGCGTTCGTCCCCGCCACGTCGGGTCCGGCGTACAGCGCGATCCGACAGGTCGAACTGAGCGACTACGGGGCCGAGTTGCTCTCGGCCCTCGCGACGCAGGGCGTGGACGTCGACCAGTTCCATCCCGAGTACGCGGCCGGGCAGTTCGAGCTCTCGGTGGCCGCGCTCGATCCGGTCGCGGCGGCCGACCGCAGTGTCCTGGTACGGCAGACCGTGCGCGCGGTCTCCCAACGGCACGGCCTGCGCGCCTCGTTCACGCCGGCCGTCCTCGCGCGGGGCGTCGGCAACGGCGGGCACATCCACCTCTCCGCCTGGCGCGACGGCGCGAACCTGCACACCGGGGGCGACCGGCGTTACGGCATGACGGCCGACGCCGAGTCGTTCGCGGCCGGTGTCCTCGCCCGCCTCCCGGCCCTCACCGCCGTGACCGCGCCGAGCCCGGCCAGCTACTTCCGCCTCCAACCCTCCCAGTGGGCGGGGGTGTTCACCGCCTGGGGCCGCGAGACCCGCGAGGCCGCGGTGCGCGTGGTCACCGGTACGGCGGGGCAGCGCGCCCAGGCGGCGAACCTGGAGGTGAAGCCGGTCGACCTGGCCGCCAACCCCTATCTCGCCCTCGGCTGCCTGATCGCCGCCGGCCTCGACGGCCTGACCTCCTCCGCCGACCTGCCCGAGGAGACCACCGGCGACCCCGCACACCTCGGCACGACGGAGGCAACGGCCCGTGGGGTACGACGACTGCCGGCTTCCCTCGCCGAGTCCGTCACGGAGTTCCGCAAGGACGAGCACCTGCGGGCCGCGCTTGGACCGGTCCTCGCCGACGCGGTGATCGCCGTACGACAGGGCGAGATCGCGGCCGTTGCGGAGCTGGACGACGAGCAAGTGGCCGCCCTGTACCGCTGGAAGTACTGA
- a CDS encoding LacI family DNA-binding transcriptional regulator codes for MTLNDVAAASGVSRATVSFVLNDDPNQTISPATRERVKGAARDLGYVPHGIARALREGSSRIVVLNIDWGLEGNYSRSYVRGLDDELAAHDHVLFVRHGHSAPQSTQQILDTIAPRAVLRFAEAYLSGHEPDEEDWKSGFAAHAALQISYLADRGHTRMAMALPGDDTPLTELRLRFARATTDRLGLPPLTPFVVPRPRDAGTAAVRTFLAAHHKVTAVAAFDDDIALRTLTALLDLGLSVPSDVAVIGYDDTEYGALVTPALTTVHIDAEAHGRLAARVALGLDRGGIATAPGHVIERGSA; via the coding sequence GTGACGCTGAACGATGTCGCCGCCGCGAGCGGGGTGTCGCGGGCCACCGTGAGCTTCGTCCTGAACGACGACCCGAACCAGACGATCTCGCCGGCGACCCGCGAGCGGGTGAAGGGCGCGGCGCGCGATCTCGGCTATGTCCCGCACGGCATCGCGCGGGCCCTGCGCGAGGGCTCCTCGCGGATCGTCGTACTGAATATCGACTGGGGTCTGGAAGGCAACTACTCGCGCAGTTACGTCCGTGGCCTGGACGACGAACTCGCCGCGCACGACCATGTGTTGTTCGTGCGGCACGGCCACTCGGCGCCGCAGTCGACGCAGCAGATCCTGGACACCATCGCGCCCCGTGCCGTACTCCGGTTCGCCGAGGCCTACTTGAGCGGCCACGAGCCCGACGAGGAGGACTGGAAGAGCGGCTTCGCCGCCCATGCCGCCCTGCAGATCAGCTATTTGGCGGACCGCGGCCACACCCGTATGGCGATGGCCCTGCCCGGCGACGACACGCCCCTGACCGAACTGCGCCTGCGCTTCGCCCGCGCGACCACGGACCGGCTCGGACTGCCCCCGCTGACCCCGTTCGTCGTGCCCCGGCCGCGGGACGCCGGAACCGCGGCCGTCAGGACGTTTCTCGCCGCGCACCACAAGGTGACGGCGGTCGCCGCCTTCGACGACGACATCGCCCTGCGCACCCTGACCGCCCTGCTCGACCTGGGGCTGAGCGTCCCCTCCGACGTGGCCGTCATCGGCTACGACGACACCGAGTACGGCGCCCTGGTCACGCCCGCGCTCACCACCGTCCACATCGACGCCGAGGCCCACGGCCGGCTCGCCGCGCGCGTCGCGCTCGGCCTCGACAGGGGCGGGATCGCCACGGCGCCGGGGCACGTGATCGAGCGCGGATCGGCCTGA
- a CDS encoding carboxylesterase/lipase family protein: MTTPNSRDTATGSTAAPVVRYGAGAVRGRLEDGLAVFRGIPFAEPPVGEARFRAPRPVRDWDGVRDAFAFGPPPPQESGFQGRRGVLAGPTGDDWLTVNVWTPAPDPAARRPVMVWIYGGAYKLGHAGSPGYDAQHIARDGDLVVVTFNYRVGIEGFARIDGAPANRGLLDQVAALQWVRENITAFGGDPEQVTVFGESAGAGSVASLLVMPSAAGLFRRAIAQSVPGPFFSDELARDIATAIAAEAGLRPTAADLATVDPRQLPATGETLTAKMHQYEDRWGAVAHTLSPFAPVVDGEVLPTTPWQGVAAGAARDVELIVGHNRDEFRLFTVLDGQFGKITEEDAATVLRRFGPGPDAEQAYRSAFPDAAPGELHELVQSDRVFRMPCLHLAEAQVAAGGRAHVYELTWPAPGLGGVLGSCHGLDIPLLFGTFTADLGNLLFADVEPSPEALALSTRFRASWTAFARAGAPGWPAYDTERRSVQVLDTEPVVTAYPEEASRQLWEGHAFAALTLAE; the protein is encoded by the coding sequence ATGACGACACCCAACTCCCGTGACACGGCGACTGGTTCGACCGCCGCACCCGTGGTGCGATACGGCGCCGGTGCGGTGCGCGGGCGGCTGGAGGACGGGCTCGCGGTCTTCCGCGGCATCCCGTTCGCCGAACCGCCCGTCGGGGAGGCCCGGTTCCGGGCACCGCGCCCCGTGCGCGACTGGGACGGCGTACGGGACGCCTTCGCCTTCGGTCCGCCGCCCCCGCAGGAGTCCGGATTCCAGGGCCGCCGGGGCGTGTTGGCGGGACCGACGGGCGACGACTGGCTGACCGTCAACGTGTGGACACCCGCGCCCGATCCGGCGGCCCGCCGACCGGTCATGGTGTGGATCTACGGCGGCGCCTACAAGTTGGGACACGCGGGCAGCCCCGGCTACGACGCGCAGCACATCGCCCGCGACGGCGACCTCGTGGTCGTGACCTTCAACTACCGCGTGGGAATCGAGGGGTTCGCCCGGATCGACGGCGCCCCGGCCAACCGCGGACTGCTCGACCAGGTCGCCGCGCTTCAGTGGGTGCGGGAAAACATCACCGCGTTCGGCGGCGACCCCGAACAGGTCACCGTCTTCGGCGAGTCGGCCGGTGCCGGGTCGGTGGCCTCGCTGCTGGTCATGCCGAGCGCGGCCGGACTGTTCCGGCGGGCGATCGCGCAGAGTGTGCCGGGGCCCTTCTTCTCCGACGAGTTGGCCAGGGACATCGCCACCGCGATCGCCGCCGAGGCGGGGCTGCGCCCCACGGCCGCCGACCTCGCGACCGTGGACCCGCGTCAACTGCCCGCGACGGGCGAGACGTTGACCGCCAAGATGCACCAGTACGAGGACCGGTGGGGGGCCGTCGCCCACACGCTGAGCCCCTTCGCACCCGTAGTCGACGGCGAGGTGCTGCCCACCACGCCCTGGCAGGGCGTCGCGGCGGGCGCGGCCCGGGACGTGGAGCTGATCGTCGGTCACAACCGTGACGAGTTCCGCCTGTTCACCGTGCTGGACGGGCAGTTCGGGAAGATCACCGAGGAGGACGCGGCGACCGTACTGCGCCGGTTCGGCCCGGGCCCCGACGCCGAACAGGCCTATCGCAGCGCCTTCCCGGACGCCGCGCCGGGCGAGCTGCACGAACTCGTCCAGTCAGACCGGGTGTTCCGCATGCCCTGCCTCCACCTGGCCGAGGCACAGGTCGCCGCCGGCGGCCGCGCGCACGTCTATGAACTCACCTGGCCCGCCCCGGGGTTGGGCGGTGTGCTGGGCTCCTGCCACGGCCTGGACATCCCGCTGCTGTTCGGCACGTTCACCGCGGACCTCGGCAATCTGCTGTTCGCCGACGTCGAGCCCTCCCCCGAGGCGCTGGCACTGTCGACCCGTTTCCGCGCGTCCTGGACGGCGTTCGCGAGGGCGGGCGCCCCGGGTTGGCCCGCGTACGACACCGAGCGCCGGTCGGTGCAGGTGCTCGACACGGAGCCCGTGGTCACGGCCTACCCGGAGGAGGCCTCGCGGCAGTTGTGGGAGGGGCATGCCTTCGCCGCGCTGACGTTGGCCGAGTAG